The proteins below are encoded in one region of Halocatena salina:
- a CDS encoding Rid family detoxifying hydrolase — translation MREIQTDDAPASIGPFSQGIVHGDTVYVSGQGPIDPDTGDVVGTSPGEQTRQTLENVEAILEAADTSLANVVKTTVFIDDMRYYDAVNEAYEALLSNPYPARSAVEVVKLPVDIDVEIEVIAARPDRHGQ, via the coding sequence ATGAGAGAAATCCAGACAGACGACGCACCAGCGAGTATAGGACCGTTTTCACAAGGTATCGTCCATGGAGATACGGTGTACGTTTCCGGACAGGGACCGATCGACCCCGACACCGGGGACGTGGTGGGTACCTCACCGGGCGAACAGACGCGGCAAACGCTCGAAAACGTCGAAGCGATCCTCGAAGCCGCGGACACGTCACTCGCCAATGTGGTGAAAACGACGGTGTTCATCGATGATATGCGCTACTACGATGCGGTCAATGAAGCGTACGAAGCGCTGCTTTCCAACCCGTATCCGGCCCGTAGCGCGGTCGAAGTCGTGAAACTGCCGGTCGACATCGACGTGGAAATCGAAGTCATCGCTGCACGTCCGGATCGACACGGACAGTAA
- a CDS encoding MBL fold metallo-hydrolase, which translates to MIDCTADRKMHISYQHANPFTGRESAVIRIEGLLPDQTVCLLIDAGEGVDIDDLLEGDDEYLTAICLTHAHLDHYTTLAENLRDAAPIYTAPDTAAILADVIDAGGGFSDHQTRETVLNRLTPLEDWTTIVDGLRVRPVPAGHTPGATGILLSIKDGNEHRTILMTGDFTLRRAAGYPGFEPELPVDVDVLLLNAAASDDIETTLTETVSQLIQRALAGSTVLATTSGLTGIHLAYLLGHLAHQYDLYLPVTLVGHAGTLADRLGYDIPSVNTHIEFTDPDAVLESGAITIAGPEVPTRGETKSADRLFSAIEDDPGATLVQVLSGADSPVRTASCTVHDEFLSNHPSRDSIDTVVDQLMPVHVVVMHQTGPAADRYKDKFASYVWVTDDQTHHTLLNDHGWTPPPWVTSMTRKRVESSGHTTRRIGESLPDDDDNLSFPPTDRYSDVDLTAEGLDIAVLTEHIPQLTGDSSRVDASETTHGPSAPMTQKNEASTLQQVLDRLDKLENMLQEDRYPARVLDTRDGVTILRVDTEIPDVNVGDTLGVVSESDTEANVN; encoded by the coding sequence ATGATCGACTGTACAGCAGATCGAAAGATGCATATTAGCTACCAACACGCAAACCCGTTTACAGGGCGTGAATCGGCGGTTATTCGCATCGAGGGGCTTCTTCCCGACCAGACTGTTTGTCTTCTCATCGATGCTGGGGAGGGTGTCGACATCGACGATCTTCTCGAAGGAGATGATGAGTATCTCACGGCGATCTGTTTGACACACGCCCACCTCGACCACTACACGACGCTCGCGGAGAATCTCCGTGATGCAGCACCGATCTACACTGCGCCTGACACCGCGGCGATTCTCGCCGATGTGATCGATGCTGGGGGTGGATTTTCCGACCATCAGACACGGGAAACGGTTCTCAATCGGTTGACGCCGTTAGAGGACTGGACGACGATCGTCGATGGGCTACGCGTTCGTCCGGTCCCGGCGGGTCACACGCCGGGGGCAACCGGAATACTGTTATCAATCAAGGACGGCAACGAGCACCGGACGATACTCATGACGGGCGATTTCACGCTGCGACGGGCAGCGGGATATCCGGGGTTTGAGCCGGAGCTACCGGTCGACGTCGATGTACTCCTACTAAATGCGGCCGCAAGTGATGACATCGAAACCACGCTAACAGAGACGGTATCACAACTCATCCAGCGCGCGCTCGCGGGTTCGACTGTCCTTGCGACCACCAGCGGACTGACCGGGATTCACCTCGCGTACCTGCTCGGCCACCTCGCTCACCAGTACGATCTGTATCTGCCAGTGACGCTCGTCGGTCACGCTGGGACGCTGGCCGATCGGCTGGGATACGACATTCCTTCGGTCAATACCCACATCGAGTTTACCGATCCCGACGCCGTTCTTGAATCCGGAGCCATCACGATCGCCGGTCCCGAGGTACCGACACGCGGAGAAACGAAAAGTGCCGATCGGCTGTTTTCGGCGATCGAGGACGACCCGGGCGCAACCCTCGTTCAAGTGCTGTCGGGAGCCGATTCTCCCGTTCGAACCGCCAGTTGTACCGTTCACGACGAGTTTCTCAGCAACCATCCGTCCCGCGACTCGATCGACACGGTAGTGGACCAACTGATGCCGGTCCACGTCGTCGTCATGCATCAGACGGGCCCTGCGGCCGATCGCTACAAAGACAAGTTTGCTAGCTACGTGTGGGTTACGGACGATCAAACCCACCATACACTTCTCAACGATCACGGGTGGACGCCGCCGCCGTGGGTGACGTCGATGACCCGTAAACGAGTCGAGTCATCAGGACACACGACACGACGGATCGGTGAGAGTCTTCCTGACGACGATGACAACTTGTCGTTTCCTCCCACTGATCGCTACTCGGATGTAGATCTCACCGCCGAAGGACTCGACATCGCAGTACTCACAGAGCACATTCCCCAGCTAACAGGCGACTCATCCCGCGTGGATGCATCTGAAACCACACACGGCCCGTCAGCTCCCATGACACAGAAAAACGAGGCATCCACCTTACAGCAGGTTCTCGATCGACTCGATAAACTCGAAAATATGTTACAGGAAGATAGATATCCGGCACGGGTGCTCGATACCCGCGACGGAGTGACCATTCTTCGCGTCGATACGGAGATTCCCGATGTCAACGTCGGTGACACCCTCGGCGTCGTATCCGAGTCCGACACGGAGGCGAACGTGAACTAA